The following is a genomic window from Dermacentor variabilis isolate Ectoservices chromosome 11, ASM5094787v1, whole genome shotgun sequence.
ATTTTGCTGCCTGTTAAAGACACAAAACCGCCAAGTAAAATGACGGGAGCAAAACCTGGTGATTAAATTTCAAGATGCGCTCGTGTTATGGTGTCTCTGATAGCGTGTTACTGCTTTTGAGAAGCACTCTGTAACCACGTAAGCGATCTATCTAGCATTAGTCAGTAAGTCACTATGCGTTGGAAAAATCTGAAATTTTCAGAGCACGCAAATCTTAAGGAAAAAAGATTTCAATTTTGCTAGGAAGTAGCGGTGATCATCAGGGACCACATTTTGGAAGTAAGACCCATCAACAAGTTTTTACAGACCTCTTTCTGTATCCTTGCCTcgcttgtaaatatattttatgTTCACCTGTTCACCTAATTCCTTCGTTACTTCCATTGCGTTACAATATACTTGAAATAGCAACAAATGCTTTTGTTGCCGATTCCTCTGTAGATATTTAAAATCCTGAAAAAGCTATACAGGTAACCTGATCAAACTTAGCAATCTTGTGCCGAATCGCTAAAGAAACAATTTCTTGTAATAAAGGACCAAGAATAGATGTGAAAAACAAGACACTATACCAATCATATGAGGCGCTATGACTTTCATCGCCTAGTGTTCTACGCCGTCGTTAATCTAAATACTGTTACGCATGGCCAGGCACGTTACCCTACGACGATGTATCATTCTGGTACCATACTACAGGGTGTCACGCATCAATCTTGAGACTTCGTGTGCAGTACACACTGTTTAATTAGGGTAAAATAGTCGTAGAGTGAACAAAACTATGAAAGACCAGTTGCAAAATGCtgttgtgttttgtttttctaaATGCCAATCCCCACCAGTGCATTTCAACGGAGAGCGTTCTTCTGTGAATATTTCTGTGTTAACAGCGCATACGTCATATCAAAGGACCAGATTTTCCTGTAAGAAAACAAGGATGTTCGTTAGCCTCATTAAACACAGTACAAGTGCACTAGATTTCTTTCTATATGTTTCATTGCATGGTGTAGAGTAAAACAAATATAGCTTATTTTATCATTAACACGTTTTGCAGCTTCGCTCTATTAGTTTTGGGTCAATTGGTAATTGATCAGTCAGTCAGTATTGATACTGAACTCTATTTTTATACAGAGTCACCGTGTAGACATCGCCGTACATAAATGTCTAGCAAGTAAATGCGAATGCTCGCTAACAGCTAAAACTATACTATAATGTGTCTTGTGCACCGGAATACGGCATCATGCGTGCTCCGAACATGAGTCACCAGTACGCGTAAAGATACAGTACACATGAGTGGATTTTGAACAGTGGGTAATTTGAAGAAAGGTGTTCTAAAAAATGTACACAAGAAGTgttcttttatgtttgttctcTCATTCGTGTACTTATTCCTATCAACTTTCACAGTAGTCGCGTACATCGCAGGCAATCCCAAAGGACATGCACTACACCACTTAATCTATAACGGGTTAATTTTCCAACCAATATGTAAAATCACCGCATAGCCGGTATTACacaacgcgttttttttttggctcgACACTATTCCTTTTCTATAATGAGCTGCTAACGATCTGCCTGACGCCTGTTATTGCATTGGCTATGCTCCGCTCGGGCTATTCACGAAACATGAAGAAATACAACTGCGAAAAGAATTATTCCGTTATTCATGCCCAGATACCGCAGCCCTAATATACGGGAGCGAAAAAGAGTCCTAATTACCTCAACAAAACATGGATGTGGGCGCGGAGCGTTGAGTCAAATTGTCAATTCACTGGTCCTGCTTGCTGTCACCTGTTTATTATAAGCCGCCTTTTGCTAATAAATGTAGCCCACAGCACCATCTTCAATACTGACATCAAATGCAGTGTCATCCGAATTGGCCGGCAGTCGATCATGAACTCTTCTATAATTATGACGCTATTTGGCATTTAGTCCGGCTGATATGTACTAAACGAGATAAGCCCGAATGCTTTCGTATCATTGTAGCAATGCCCGCAACCTACGTTAGGGCTCCTATTCGTGTCAAACACTAGGAGAGACGCCAAGATTCTTGGCCAGAATAACGGAGCCGGCGAGTGTTTCCTATAACATTGCAGTCTGTAGTATCATAGTTACTACACAGGAAACTTTTTGTTATTATTGCGTGAATAGGCGAAGCATTTCACAAATCGCGCTAAAACTTCGCGGTTTCTGCGTGGTTTACATCAACCTCCCGACTTGATGGGGAGGACCTTGAATCATAGCGTGTTTTCATCGAAATTATTAATATAACAGAAGAAAGCATGTAGAATGGGCGCATCTACAATTAAATTATTGGTTAACGAAGGATCGATTATATAACGGCCGAATTTCTCTCCTTCAGGTGTACTGTGGACGCCTCTGCAACAAAGAATTTTTCAACAAATTTCCCTTTACAACGAAGAGATTCAGACGTCCATACGGCAAATTTGATGCTTAAAGAGCAGCGCCACGCTCCCAACCCCCCGCCGAAGCCACATAGCTGCGCCCTCAGCCAGCGCTAACGGCTGCACTAGCGACGCCCTCCGAGCGAGCCGATGTGAAAAACTATACATCGACTCGCACGCTGCTTACTGTACCGCAACAGTGCATCCAGCGCCTGACAACTGATTTGCAGTTAATGGCAATGTGATAAACTTACCCTAACTACCGACCGACAACATCGTTAAAGCTATCTATGGTGCAAAGGGACGCGAATGTCTACGAAGCCAACACTGAAGAAGAGCCTGTAAGCGGTCGAAGAATTTTCCTAATGCGAGGAAGGCGCAGCAGCATTCAAAGATCTGCAACTTTAGGTGCCAGGACTCTCGCGTATGGTGACAGAGGACGTCGTAGAGATCGGGGCAATTAGGTCGGCTCAAGTCGCACAATCCACCAGAAGATGTGTGCACTACACAAAGCGACCTATTTGATTAAAGTTCTCCAAATTCCAATTAAACAAAGTTTCTCACTTCTCTGAACGTGGCGCGATGTTTAAAACAAACTGACCCTTATAATGCAGGAATTTGAAGGTCCCAAGCACTTCactataaaggcgttcgactgcattGCGCACTCAATGTTTCGACTCCTTTCAGTTGAGGTTTAAGTCTGAGTTCGAGTGCTCGCAAGAGCACTTAGCACGTGAAGCAGAAGACAGTAATACGCAAGGCGCAACAAATAACAGGGAGCAGGTGAACTGATAATATTATTTCGGATAGATAGCTTACAAAAGTGAACATCGCTCCTCTAACGTGGTACTGCACTAGGACGTTGTACTCTTGCTTCTTTGCTTCAGCAATGTTTCGACCGTCACTGCTACTCATTTGCAGCAAAAAATGTTTCACTTCTTTTCAATTTGCAGCTTTCTTCATGAACCCTCCGGTTCTTCCGGACCGCGACAGCTGGGtgctgctgggtgctgctgctgttttccggaatcatcatcttcattatcagcccattttatgtccaatgcaggacgaaggcgtctccctgcgatctccaattacccctgtcgtgccccaactgattccaactagcgcccgtgaatttcctaatttcatcgccccacctagtcttctgccgtcctcgactgcgcttcccttctcttggtacccattctgtaaccttaatgatccaacggttatctaacctgcgcattacatgactatcccagctcctttttttttctcttaatttcagGTATAATATCGCCTATACcgatttgctctctgatctaaatcgctctctttatgtctcttaacgttatgcctagcattcttcggtcgatcgctctttgcgtcgtcgttaacttgttctgaagcttctttgttagtctcgaaatctctgccccatatgtcagcaccgataAAATTCACTGACTGGACACGAACAATTTCAttcataatggtaagcttccagtcaggagctgacaatgtctgtcgtatgctacccaacccatatttattcttctatgaattttcttctcaggACCAGGGTTTCCTATCAATgcttgacctaggtaaacgtactcctttaccgACGCTAGAGGCTGCCTGGTTATCCTGAACTATTGTTGCCTTACCCGGCCATTTATAATTGTCTTTGTTTGTgaatattaattttcaacccgaCTCtagcactctctctgttaaggacctcaatcatttgttgtaacttgtctgcagtATTGCGGAATAGAACAATGTCAGGAACCGAAGAATGTCTCAGGAACCTTCGGTTCCATGGAGATTccccgtcgatccttactcctaagcctttccagtttttAGCTAAAattaaaaattagattatggggttttacgtgccaaaaccactttctgattatgcggcacgccgtagtggaggacgctGGAAATACTACCAGCttgggttctttagcgtgcacctaaatctaacaactcgggtgttttcacatttcgcccccatcgaaatgcggcagctgtGGCTGCgtttaatggcttgaatacttctcgCAAGCATGCAGGGAATCGCAATGGAAAGATTGTGTCTGCCTGTCTGACTCCTTTCCTtctaggtatcttcctacttttctagcGCAAAGTTAAGGTAGCTGCAGAATatctgtagacattttccaagatatttacgcagGCTGTCTGTACTtcttcattacgtaatgcctcaatgactgctggtgtctctaccgaaaaaaaacgccttttcatattctatgaaagccatataaagaggctgattGTTCTCTGCGAATCTCTCGATTACgtgaataatgacatggatgttatcCATTTCGGAGTAACCCTTTCTGAATCCAGCTTGTTTCCTTGGTttgctaaagtccagtgttgcacttattctattgaagttatcttggtgaatattttatataacacagggagtaagctaataggtctatacttttttttattttttaacgtcTTTCTTATTGTTGATTAGTGTAATTGTTGTGTTCTTCCatttttctgggacccttgcagtcaatatacacttcgtatagagagcggCCAGTGTTCAAAGCATtaggtctcctccatctttgaataatttgattgttattccatcttctcctgccgcttttcccctgtcatgtcttgcaaggctctttTGTCCTCCCCGCTAGTTAAAGGAGtatctgtatcctgttcattacagCTTCGAAGGAAGGCATTCTcactgctctgggtactgtacaggtcagtatagaattattcggCTGTTGTTCATATGCATTCAAGATTCTTGATGCtatttacacgtgtacttgtctttacgTTTCACCGCCTGATAAATATGATCGcccagcgcaggacgcacctgcattatcggacgtttctggaatgttaccgaagcttctatccgctgtctggtgtcgctgaaccttgtgttatctgatttcatggtGTAATGCGAATGGTGTGGAACTTCGTGGTAGGCAcatgggtcccagcgattagccTGGAACATCCGACGACTGccgtatgaaagccgacgcgcttgagccgctgaggagattttcgacgaccgccgatcgtgttcgccgctaccgttgttctttgagtgtagcctgaaTTTGAGGGCTCAAGTTCGCCCGAGAAAACGCTCGTtacgttaatcacagttttgctgccttcttaaccgtcactaccacgtgacaatattgcccTCCTTATCATTCAGTGCGAACATCTTGGTTTttcttatgccaagtttccttctcagtgATTTCAGGCTGCGGTCATTTTTTTACGTCTTCTTCAGTCTTTCACACGTTATAATTTTATATATTCCtttttttcgccttgttgatcagttttgacagttccacgaattcaaTCTGATCTCTTTAGATTCGGGAAGATATCAACTCAATAGATCTTCCCGAATAGTGCATGCTTTAAAAAACATTGATTTCGTGTCCAATAGTGGCACCGAGCCTAAGCACTCAGCAGAGTatcccgatgctctaaccactcGGCCAAAATTTATTCTCTTTATTGCCTCGACCGCAATCGCCCATGTGCCAACGCCTGCTTGCTCTTTGAGATGGTCACCACTTGGGTCACAGTGTGTGGCAAGGGCACGAGCCTGTTTTCTTCATGCCTAAGACGCACCAGCAAAATGATCAAGTTCATAGTTGCTGTTTAACCGCTTCAAGAAAGCTTCACTTCCCATAAATTTCGAGACACGCTTTGAATATTCATGAATCTGTATGGTACAGGTATGACGAAAGTAATCAAAATGCTGAGGTAATCTTTCCCGGTTATCTTTCCCGGTCTTACGCTACCGCTTCACCGTCGTTATGTTATGGCGGCATATATTTCTTTTCTGATATATGCGGACTCAAAGCTCGGAAGCTTTGGGGAGAACTTAGAGGCAGTAAACAATTAGGGAAAAGGTCTGAGTGGTAATAACACCTTTTCTTCAGAAAATTGTGACACATGACAAAAAGTATTCACTCACCACTTGGTATTCTTCATCTGACGGGTAGAAGGAACTTAAATCAATAGAGCAGTAATGTTCACATTCGCTCAACGATCTGAAGAAGTTGCAACTCTGGTTGTTTACTTCGACGCACTTATTTTGTGACCGATCGAAGAAGGCAAACGATGTCCCATTCCCAGCACCTGGTGGACAGCTTTGGCAGGCTGCAATAAAACACACATGCTAATGTTGATGAAAATATTGATTCGGTTATGTCGCCTAAGATCTTTACGTCTTACCGCCGGTACAGACATGCGGAGAATGCagtaagctatatatatatatatatatatatatatatatatatatatatatatatatatatatatatatatatatatatatatatatatatatatataaaccagaagaaagggggttaaccgaggggcccgatttttattagtcatatcataagaagccaacaaacactgacaccaagtacaacacaggggaaatcacttggggaaataaatgaaatgaagaaacaataaattaagggaaattatagtggatgaaaaaacaacttgccgcaggtgggaaccgaacccacaaccttcgcagttcgcgtgcgatgctctaccaattgagctaccgcggagcTGTTCCCCATCTagtttctttggtatttatgtgtcctagtagaaccctgggagtgttagccagcgccaccactcacagaccttggcggcggacgtggaatgtcttTCTTGCCCCAGGCgttacgagaacgtgatctttttgggtgaaggtaactggtcaataaacccacatatgctgcctgaaggcatcaatgttgccggattcgagactctcgttatgtaataaacgaaaagaaagggggttaaccgaggggcccgatttttattagtcatatcataagaagccaacaaacactgacaccaaggacaacataggggaaatcacttgtgcttaataaacgaaatgaagaaacgataaattaagggaaattatagtggatgaaaaaacaacttgccgcaggtgggaaccgaacccacaaccttcgcatttcgcgtgcgatgctctacccacctgcggcaagttgttttttcatccactataatttcccttaatttatcgtttcttcatttcatttattaagcacaagtgatttcctctatgttgtccttggtgtcagtgtttgttggcttcgtatgagtATATGAgtatgagtatatatatatatatatatatatatatatatatatatatatatatatatatatatagttgtttcCTACGGAAATCCTTAGCATTACAATTAGTAGGCGAATGTTCGCACCTAGGTATTGTGCAAGACACAGAAGTTGGTGCAACGTACGGGGCTAGGAGTCGATGGCGGCTGTTGCCACGTGAACGGCTACAGGATGAAATAAGGGGCACAGATACATAGATAGGTGGGAcctttattgcaatggaaaagatTTTAAGGAGGGGTGATCGGAGcttctcagtccagggccccacctgcctgacctggctaattaaggccttttgtcctgccaggacggagcgggcgagctgtgcctcccactgctccattgtatTAGATActtggcctatgagggtgctaagtgcactcccaggttatatgtattagggtaggtatgccaccgcaccaaggacaactggccctataacgagtggggcACATGGCGTTTAACAAatttaaatgggggaataccccggactgtattttacgccaatcggcggcctcttcctcgttaagttgtgggtgaggcggcgggtattttctacATACAGCGCGCTGATGAGCAacgatgtctttggcatttaaattggtggaatgtTGTGAGGGATAGTgtgggtggttggggttagaagaggacgtaGTCGCTCAGTTAGTGAAcgctcgagctaacgcgttagccttttcgtttcCCTGTACCCTCGCATGGTCCGGGTGCTAGAGTAggtgatgatggtggttgaaggatttggggattatcgcgaggccagccgcagtcacgtgcgccttgagaaacatgcgacatgcctcctgggagtccgtgaccatgaccgagtccctttgcgaacgctccgcgtgagcgagggcgatcgccactgctaatgtTTCAGCTGAGGTcggggatcccgccgtggccgacgcggtaatttgctgttgactaatcgcgttcacgactgccagggcgtacctcctttggtagagCTGCCCGGTCAcctctgcatacacagctgcgtccgtgtagtacgtgttatacctatggttattagagtaccctgagtgaatgtgttgtgcgcgtgctttgcgcctttctttgttgtactcgggatgcatattctttggaattggggctactgtaattttggatctcatcgaaggaaGGAGAGGTGCGGCCTGTTCTGTGACATAAATGGGGTAGGCTGGGATATTGAGTCTGGCCactattgccctaccagtttttgtgaacctgaggcgctccctctgtcgcatcagggtggtctgcttcagttcgtcgaaagtattgcgccctcccaaagctaacatgcgctccgttgaagtataTTTAGGCAGGCCCAGTGCAAccttgaaagcggttcggattcttgtgttagcc
Proteins encoded in this region:
- the LOC142564795 gene encoding uncharacterized protein LOC142564795, with product MQKFILLAFIPVMFAIILTAKEAKPKNGSEEELNCDIRNISGCAYPQSCQSCPPGAGNGTSFAFFDRSQNKCVEVNNQSCNFFRSLSECEHYCSIDLSSFYPSDEEYQVENLVL